In Paenibacillus sonchi, the genomic stretch TCATTCCTTGTCCCTGCAAGCGGTATAATGTTTGCAGCAGCTTCCGGGCCGGAGACGCAAGCGCAGCATCTGCAGGGGCCATCTGCACATTCCGGAATGCCGCCTGCCATTGTACATCCCCGACCAGCCGTGATGCAGATTCCAGCAAATCCCGAAGGATACGCGATTCCATCTTTTCCACCATCCTATCCCTTTTTTCTACATCTTATGGGAAACTGTCGGACAAGTGCACGGCGAATTGACATAAAACCGGCATAAATATGCAGCACGCATTAAAAAATCTGTTATATCCGTTCTCCCTTCTTTTGCTAATTTCAGTATTCTAAAGGAAGCTATAATTAAGCTATACTGATTAAGTCTACGCTTATGGAAGCAGTGTCTCACCCTCTTGAGCCATGCTTTCAGCTTAGCTATCAAAAATTTAGGAGGCAGCAACGTGAAGTCCAAGAAATTCATCCCAAGTCTCATCATCACAGTGCTGCTCTTGATTGCCGCTTACTGGTTCGAACAGAACGGTGATCTGCCTGGCAGCCGGCCGGCTGCAGAAGATACAGACGTTGTCCAGTTGATGTTCCCGAGCGACCGTTTCCCGGAGACGGCCCGCCACATTCAGGAAGCTATCCGCAGCGGGGAGTCTAGTATCTGCACGATTGACCGGCAGGAAGCAGACGAAAACCGCAAGGAATCTCTAAAGGGGGTGCCCACCAAAAAAGGCTATGACCGTGACGAATGGCCGATGGCCATGTGCGAGGAAGGCGGCAGCGGAGCCGACATTGAATACATAACGCCTAGCGACAACCGGGGCGCCGGAAGCTGGGTTGGCAACCAGCTGGAGGGACTGCCCGACGGTACGCGGGTAGAATTCATGTTTAAATAGCGGGGATGATGTCAATAATCCCGATTGCCTGCCCGGTCAGCTTTTCCATACCATATCCTATGTGCTCACATTAACCCCTTCCTCTAAAGAAACAGGAATAGTTGTATGCAACACATGCGAACAAACGTTCCTTATGCAACTATGCAGATAAAAGGCGTAAAATAGGTGGGGTATTATTTCACACGCGGAGAGCTAGGGTGTTCTATATCTGTTATCGGGGGAAAAAACTGTATGGCCCTATGTCTGAAGAGGAGGCCTTAAAAGAATGGTTTGCGCTTGCAGGAACGGTCAGGGAACTGTATATCATTGAAACGGATGAGGCCACAGGAAAAATCAAACGCCAGATCGGACCTTCTGCCCGCAGGAAAAAGAAATAGAAATAGCCCTATCCGGCACTTTGCCAGACAGGGCGGCACTGGCTGATGAAATGTTTAGAATATACAGGCTTTAGTGATAATAACCAGCAAAATGAACAATACCAGAATTGCACCTGTGGAAGTAAAAGGACTGCAAACCGGCACTACTGGACCCTGATTCACACCACCAACATTATTACAACCGCAACCATAATCTGCTCCCATCATTCATTCCTCCTCACAAATATTGACTACAGCACAGAATATGTAGAAGGGAAACAGGCCGTATGGGCCAATCGGCAAAGAAATACCATTCACCTAATCAATTGTGCCCGTGCAGTCGATATACTAAGGGAAGCCAATAAACCTAAGTTTTGCTTTCGGAGCAGGTTTTACGGTATTCAGGGCATAACGCTCACTAACTTTGTTTAGGAGGTGCGAAAATGGATATTGCCGCTCTATCGGTATCGATGAACCAGGCCGGTCTGAAACAGGCTGTAGGCCTGCAGGTGCTCAGCATTGCCAAGAATCAGGCTGAAATCCAGGGTCAGAATTTAGCGCAAATGCTTTCACAGAGCTTGGACCCAAACTTAGGAAAAACACTTGATATTAAGGTTTGATTGCTTTATGCTAAGATACATAAGAACACAGGTTCGCAGAACCCACTAAGCCCTCCGGGCTTTTCTTTTGGCCACAAATACGAACATACGATCTTATTTTCGAGGTGAAGCACATGCATTCCTATTATCAAATGACTGCTCTGGAGAAGTGGACGGAGGATTTGTATGAACGGCTGGAGATCGTGAAGCCGGCACAAATATCGATTGCCTATATTGCCGAGCGCCTGAATATCTGGGTTCATTATCTGGATGTGAGGAGTAAAGGGATCGAGGCCTCTGCCGGGATGTACAGCATGTTCATCGACAATCGGCTTCCTGAAGAACTGCAGCGCCTGGAATTCCTGCACGAGCTTTGCCACCTGCTCCGTCATGCCGGCAGCCACACACTGATGCCTGAGCAATTCACGCAAGCAGAGAAGGATGAATCGGAGCGGTTTATTCTGTATGCAGCCATGCCTTACTCTATGATCTCGAAGATGACACTGCCCGAGCTGCGGGAAGATGCGATTCAGGAGCTTGCCGCAGCTTTTCAGGTCCCTTGCGAGCTGGCTCTGCAGCGGATTGACCAGATTCAGCGCCGGGTATTCCAGGGACAGCTGATTGCCGTGATGGAGCGGAACGAGGACAGAAAATTAATCCACAGACATATTCGGTGAACGCAGCGGGGATAATAATACACATTATACAGAGCAGAGCCTCCAGACTAAAAGGCAAAATTAATCCGATAAGGGGGAGCAGTATGGAAGCCATCCAAGTTATCCAGCTATTATTAACCCACCCGGATTACAGCGTGGACGCAGTACACCCCGAAATCCCGGATTTTGTCGGCATCGAAGCCATTGAAGTAGATCATGAAACCCAGACCTTCTCCATTCTATTGCAGGAGCCGCAAGATGATTGATGTCTTAACATAAGCCATACAATCTGGCCGGCGAACCAAAAGTGGCCCTGCCGTAATCCGGCAGGGCCTATATATTTGAATCAGGGGATAACGCTGCATACCGGGCGATTTCCCCTTGTTGCCAGTCGGATTGATCCAGTAGATCAATAAAAGCTATCTATCCCTCCGTCAAGAGTTTGTCATATTTTATAACATAATTATGTTTTTGTTAGCTTAAATCCGTGTAAATAATACTATAATCGCCAAACCCTAAATATTTTTTACATAATTATGCATTCGGTGTGATTATATATACCGCAAACAGCCAGACTAGGAGATGACAGCTTTTGAAAATAACCCTTCCGCACGATGTCCCCCTGCACCTTTATATTCCGGTAGCCAAAGTGTTTTACCCTTTCCCTATTTATTTCCTGCGCCTGGCCGCTCCCGTCCCCTATGAAAAGAGCATCTCCAGAATCCTCAACTCATTGAACGAAAACAGCTATTCTTCCATTGATAAAGTGCAGAATGCCACGATTGGAGAACTGAGACAGGTTAGAAATTTCGGTGAAAAAGGACTTGTTATCCTTCTCGAGCTCTTGCACACCTTATCCCGGCAGCCTGAATTAGTCCTCGAAACCGAAAAGCTTGATCACAGCCTCCGTGCTGAACTGGATCATCTCAAGCAGGTGATGCCTGTAAAGTTGCAGCTGCTGGATATAGGGATTGAAGTGTAGTTATATGCGAAGAACAATAACGCCAAACGTCATATCCGAAAAAGAAGCAGCATGAGCGCCACATTCCTGCTGGGTGCTGCCATTCTGGCTTAGGCTGCAATATACCATTCCTGATTTTCTCCCTTGTTCTAGCCTCCTACTTCTAACTCCTGTATAGACATAAACATAGCAAAAACCCCTTGCTACGCAAGGGGTTTCGAGAAGTGGGCCCTACAGGACTCGAACCTGTGACCAATCGGTTATGAGCCGACCGCTCTAACCAACTGAGCTAAGGGCCCGGATCTAGGATTCCGTATATACAATGGCTGTCTGAGAAAATAAAAATTGGTTGCGGGGGCAGGATTTGAACCTGCGGCCTTCGGGTTATGAGCCCGACGAGCTACCGGGCTGCTCCACCCCGCGTCAGTAATCATATTCAAACAGCGACAATAGATAATATACATCATATCCGGGTCAAAAGTCAAGGATGATTTTGGTTAATGGGTTCAGGGCAGGAACCGTACCCCATAGCGGCCCTTGCGCGAACGGTATATTTCCACAAAACGCGGGTCATGGTAGCCGTAGATCCAGCCGTCCTGCTCCAGCCTCTTGGCCAGGCAGCCTGCTTGAAATCTTGTCCTGAACAGCTTCGCAAAGTAGATCCAATTCATCGTCCCCTCTTCTCCTTTTCACCAAGTGATGGCCTTCCGCTGTGAAGTTATTATACCCCGTTTCAGACGAAAATCTTAGGCCGAACCGGGAAGAGGGGCTGCCAAATTCTGTGTGGGTTTGCTTCAGACTGAAAACCCCTCACTGCTAAAGTGAGGGATTCGTATACTTATATGTCTGTATCCTGGGTTTTTACTTCTGCACACCAAACGATGCCGGATCTTTACGCCAGGATTGCAGCAGCTCCACATCCGTGTCGGCGATGGTTCCCTGCCCCAGGGCTACATCAATTAGAGTGGTGTAGTTGGACAGGGTCTGCAGCGGCACACCTGCTGCCGCGAACGCTTCGGTGGCGCGGTCCAGCTCGTAGCTGAAAATAGCCAGCACGACCAGCGGAACGCCTCCCGCTTCCTGTACAGCCTGAGCGGCCTTGATAGAGCTGCCGCCGGTGGAGATCAGGTCCTCGATTACAATGACCTTCTGTCCCGGGGAGATCAGGCCCTCGATCTGGTTCTGCTTGCCGTGGCCTTTGGCCTTGTCGCGGATGTAAGCCATCGGCAGGTTCAGCTTGTCTGCTACCCAGGCCGCATGCGGGATGCCCGCAGTAGCTGTGCCTGCAATAACTTCAGCATCCGGGTAGGTGCTGGCAATTGTCTCGACGAAGGCGTCGGCGATGTAGCCCCGGACTTCCGGGAAGGACAGTGTCAGACGGTTATCACAGTAGATAGGTGATTTAATGCCGGAGGTCCAGGTAAAAGGGTCCTGCGGACGCAGCGCTACCGCACCGATCTTCAGCAGGTAACGGGCAATTTGTTCACTTTTATTCAATAATGGGCTCATGCTTGGGTCATCTCCTCAATAATGGTAAGTGCGGCCTGGCGCGGATCTGCTGCCGCCGTAATCGGTCGTCCGACGACCAGGAAGTGGCTGCCCTGGCGGATCGCTTGACCAGGTGTCATGACACGGGACTGGTCATCCAGGGAAGCTCCGGCAGGACGTATCCCAGGCGTCACTGTACGGAAGTCCGGGCCGCAGGCAGCAGCAATGACTGCCGCTTCCTGCGGGGAGGCCACAACGCCGTGCAGGCCCGCCTCAGCCGCTAGCCTGGCATACCGCACAACGGTGTCCTTTACCGTCCCGGATATGCCGATCTCACGGTTCATCATCTCCTGGCTGGTGCTTGTAAGCTGTGTGACTGCGATAATGAGCGGAATATGCAGCGACGGGTGCAGGCTGACGGCCTTGGCCGCACCTTCGAGCGCAGCAGCCATCATCGCCGTTCCCCCGGCTGCGTGCACGTTGAACATATCCACGCCCAGCAGGGTCAGGCTCTCTGCCCCGCCGCGAACGGTGTTGGGGATATCATGCATTTTGACATCCAGAAAGACGGAATAACCGCGCGCCTTCAGCTCTCTGATGAAGCCGGGGCCTGCTGCATAAAACAGCTGCATGCCCACCTTCATATAACATGGAATGCCTTCCAGCTTATCGATTAACAGACTCGCCTGTTCCACATCCGGAACATCGAGGGCAACCATCAGCCGCCCGGCCATTTCCTCCCGCTTTTCAACTTGTGCAACCGTCTCAAGCCCATGCTGCGTGGCAGCCTGCTCCATTTGCCGATCCTCTCCCTTTGTCATCGATCCAACGCTCCTTGCCATGCGGTACACCGCATGTTTTATTTACGCATAAGGGTATGTTCTGTCAGGGATTTTGTCCCCGGGCACAGCGGAACGGTCTGCGCTAACGCAAACCGTCCCTGTAGCCGCCCAAAAGGCGGCCTGGTTCATTTCATCCATTATTGTCCGACAAAAGCAGGCATCGACTGCGACGAGAAGTTGATCGTCTGAAGCATTCTCAGCAGTGCAGTTACGGTATCGAGCGAAGTCATACATACGACGCCGTTCTCTACCGCTTCACGGCGGATGCGGAAGCCGTCGCGCTCCGGTGTTTTACCTTTGGTCAGGGTATTGAAGACGAAGTTGGCTTGACCGCTGCGAATCAGATCGAGGATGGTCGGCTCTCCCTCATCCAGCTTATTGACGTTCATCACGTTCAGGCCCGCTTGTTCAAGCGCAAGGGCCGTGCCGCCGGTGGCAATGATTTTGTAGCCCATGGCGTGGAAGCCCTTCATCAGCTCTACGGCTTCGGCCTTGTCTTTGTCCGCAACCGTTACGATGATGGCTCCGGTGGCTGGAATTTTCATGCCTGCCCCGATCAGCCCTTTGTAGAGGGCTTTGGCATACAGTTTATCGCGGCCCATAACCTCGCCGGTCGATTTCATTTCCGGTCCGAGTGTAGGCTCTACTCTGCGCAGCTTGGCAAAAGAGAACACCGGCACTTTGACCGAAACATAGTCGCTCTCCGGCCACAGGCCTTCAGTGTAACCCTCCTCTTTCAGCTTGCCGCCGAGAATGGTTTTGGTGGCCAGATGGGCCATCGGAATGCCGGTCACCTTGCTGAGGAAAGGAACCGTACGCGAGGAGCGCGGGTTGACCTCGATGACATACACTTCATTTTGATAAATGACAAACTGGATATTCACCAGCCCGACCGTTTTCAATTCTTTGGCGATCTTGATCGTGATGTCAGCGATCTTCTGCTTCAGGCCTTCATCCAGATACTGCGGAGGATATACGGCGATGGAGTCGCCGGAGTGAACCCCTGCGCGCTCAACATGCTCCATGATGCCCGGGATGACTACCGTCTCGCCGTCGCAGATGGCATCGACTTCAACCTCTTTGCCCAGCATGTAACGGTCGATCAGCACCGGATGCTCCGGATTGACCTTCACTGCTTCAGCCATGTAGTTCAGCAGCTCCGTATCATTGTATACGATCTCCATGGCACGGCCGCCCAGTACATAAGAAGGACGGACCAGCACCGGATAGCCAAGCGATTGAGCAGTCTCTACCGCTTCATCGATGTTGATGACCGTTTTGCCCTTCGGTTGGGCGATATCCAGACGGGCCAGCAGCGCTTCGAACTTCTTGCGGTCCTCGGCTTCATCGATGCTGTCCAGGCTGGTGCCCAGAATATTCACACCGGCCGCAGCCAGCGGTGCAGCCAGGTTAATTGCCGTCTGGCCGCCGAATTGGACGATGACCCCGATTGGATTTTCCTGGGCAATAACATTCATGACATCCTCAAAGAACAGCGGTTCAAAGTACAACCGGTCCGAGGTATTGAAGTCCGTAGAAACTGTCTCCGGATTGTTATTGATAATTACAGCTTCATAGCCGGCTTTTTGAATCGCCCAAACCGCATGAACCGTAGAATAGTCGAATTCGATGCCCTGGCCGATGCGGATCGGACCGGAGCCCAGCACGATTACTTTCTGCTTATTGGAATGAATAACCTCATTCTCAGTTTCGTAGGTCGAGTAATAGTATGGCGTAGAGGCTTCGAATTCAGCGGCGCAGGTATCCACCATTTTGAATACCGGAACCAGCCCCTGCTGCAGACGCAGCACGCGCACCTCGGATTCCTTCGTCTGCTCAAGGCCAGGACGTCCTTCGGCGCGGATCTCGGCAATCGCTCGGTCAGTGAAACCCTTGCGCTTCGCTTGATAGAGTGTTTCCGGCGACAGTGCTGCTTCGCTGCGGATCACCTCTTCAAAGTTCACCAGGCCTTCGATCTTGGAGAGGAACCACCAGTCCACGCTGGTAATATCCTGAATCTCCTGCAGGCCGTAACCACGGCGGAACGCTTCAGCAATCAGGAACAGGCGCTCATCATCTGCCTTGGCAAGTCTTGTGCGCAGCACACTGTCTTCCAGCTGCTCTGCGCCAGGAAGCCTGAAACGGTGGAGGCCGATTTCCAGGGAACGGATCGCCTTGTGAATCGACTCTTCGAAGGTACGGCCAATCGCCATAACCTCACCGGTTGCTTTCATCTGCGTGCCCAGCTTGCGGTTCGCATAGATGAACTTGTCAAACGGCCAGCGCGGAATTTTGCTGACGATATAGTCCAGTGTCGGCTCGAAGCAAGCATACGTCTGGCCGGTAACCGGATTGACGATTTCATCCAGCGTGTAGCCCAGGGCGATTTTGGCTGCCATCTTGGCAATCGGATAACCGGTAGCCTTCGATGCCAGCGCCGAGGAACGGCTGACACGCGGGTTCACTTCAATCACATAATACTGGTAGCTCTGCGGGTCGAGCGCGAACTGCACATTGCAGCCGCCTTCGATGTTCAGCGCACGGATGATCTTCAAGGAGGCGCTGCGCAGCATCTGGTACTCACGGTCCGACAGGGTCTGGCTTGGCGCTACGACAATACTGTCGCCTGTGTGTACGCCAACCGGGTCAAAGTTCTCCATGTTGCAGACCACGATACAGTTGTCGTTCGCGTCGCGCATCACCTCATATTCGACTTCCTTCATGCCGGCGATGCTCTTCTCCACTAAGCATTGGCCGATCGGGCTGTACCGGATACCTGCTTTGACAGTCTCGCGCAGCTCTTCCTCGTTGTCGCAAATCCCGCCGCCCGTTCCACCCAGCGTGTACGCAGGGCGGACGATCAGCGGGTAGCCGATTCCGGCTGCGAAGCCCATGGCTTCCTCCACACTGGTGATGATCGTACTCTCCGGTACCGGCTGCTCCAGCTCGCGCATCAGCTCGCGGAACAAATCGCGGTCCTCCGCCTTCTCGATGGATTCCAGCTGTGTACCCAGCAGCTTCACGTTCTCCTGCTCCAGTACGCCTGCGCGGGCCAGCTCCACAGCCATGTTCAGTCCGGTCTGTCCCCCCAGTGTT encodes the following:
- the pyrE gene encoding orotate phosphoribosyltransferase gives rise to the protein MSPLLNKSEQIARYLLKIGAVALRPQDPFTWTSGIKSPIYCDNRLTLSFPEVRGYIADAFVETIASTYPDAEVIAGTATAGIPHAAWVADKLNLPMAYIRDKAKGHGKQNQIEGLISPGQKVIVIEDLISTGGSSIKAAQAVQEAGGVPLVVLAIFSYELDRATEAFAAAGVPLQTLSNYTTLIDVALGQGTIADTDVELLQSWRKDPASFGVQK
- a CDS encoding YjfB family protein → MDIAALSVSMNQAGLKQAVGLQVLSIAKNQAEIQGQNLAQMLSQSLDPNLGKTLDIKV
- the pyrF gene encoding orotidine-5'-phosphate decarboxylase gives rise to the protein MEQAATQHGLETVAQVEKREEMAGRLMVALDVPDVEQASLLIDKLEGIPCYMKVGMQLFYAAGPGFIRELKARGYSVFLDVKMHDIPNTVRGGAESLTLLGVDMFNVHAAGGTAMMAAALEGAAKAVSLHPSLHIPLIIAVTQLTSTSQEMMNREIGISGTVKDTVVRYARLAAEAGLHGVVASPQEAAVIAAACGPDFRTVTPGIRPAGASLDDQSRVMTPGQAIRQGSHFLVVGRPITAAADPRQAALTIIEEMTQA
- a CDS encoding ImmA/IrrE family metallo-endopeptidase; its protein translation is MHSYYQMTALEKWTEDLYERLEIVKPAQISIAYIAERLNIWVHYLDVRSKGIEASAGMYSMFIDNRLPEELQRLEFLHELCHLLRHAGSHTLMPEQFTQAEKDESERFILYAAMPYSMISKMTLPELREDAIQELAAAFQVPCELALQRIDQIQRRVFQGQLIAVMERNEDRKLIHRHIR
- the carB gene encoding carbamoyl-phosphate synthase large subunit; amino-acid sequence: MPKNDKLKKILVIGSGPIVIGQAAEFDYAGTQACQALKEEGVEVVLINSNPATIMTDTNMADKVYIEPITLEFVTGIIRQERPDGLLPTLGGQTGLNMAVELARAGVLEQENVKLLGTQLESIEKAEDRDLFRELMRELEQPVPESTIITSVEEAMGFAAGIGYPLIVRPAYTLGGTGGGICDNEEELRETVKAGIRYSPIGQCLVEKSIAGMKEVEYEVMRDANDNCIVVCNMENFDPVGVHTGDSIVVAPSQTLSDREYQMLRSASLKIIRALNIEGGCNVQFALDPQSYQYYVIEVNPRVSRSSALASKATGYPIAKMAAKIALGYTLDEIVNPVTGQTYACFEPTLDYIVSKIPRWPFDKFIYANRKLGTQMKATGEVMAIGRTFEESIHKAIRSLEIGLHRFRLPGAEQLEDSVLRTRLAKADDERLFLIAEAFRRGYGLQEIQDITSVDWWFLSKIEGLVNFEEVIRSEAALSPETLYQAKRKGFTDRAIAEIRAEGRPGLEQTKESEVRVLRLQQGLVPVFKMVDTCAAEFEASTPYYYSTYETENEVIHSNKQKVIVLGSGPIRIGQGIEFDYSTVHAVWAIQKAGYEAVIINNNPETVSTDFNTSDRLYFEPLFFEDVMNVIAQENPIGVIVQFGGQTAINLAAPLAAAGVNILGTSLDSIDEAEDRKKFEALLARLDIAQPKGKTVINIDEAVETAQSLGYPVLVRPSYVLGGRAMEIVYNDTELLNYMAEAVKVNPEHPVLIDRYMLGKEVEVDAICDGETVVIPGIMEHVERAGVHSGDSIAVYPPQYLDEGLKQKIADITIKIAKELKTVGLVNIQFVIYQNEVYVIEVNPRSSRTVPFLSKVTGIPMAHLATKTILGGKLKEEGYTEGLWPESDYVSVKVPVFSFAKLRRVEPTLGPEMKSTGEVMGRDKLYAKALYKGLIGAGMKIPATGAIIVTVADKDKAEAVELMKGFHAMGYKIIATGGTALALEQAGLNVMNVNKLDEGEPTILDLIRSGQANFVFNTLTKGKTPERDGFRIRREAVENGVVCMTSLDTVTALLRMLQTINFSSQSMPAFVGQ
- a CDS encoding NucA/NucB deoxyribonuclease domain-containing protein, which gives rise to MKSKKFIPSLIITVLLLIAAYWFEQNGDLPGSRPAAEDTDVVQLMFPSDRFPETARHIQEAIRSGESSICTIDRQEADENRKESLKGVPTKKGYDRDEWPMAMCEEGGSGADIEYITPSDNRGAGSWVGNQLEGLPDGTRVEFMFK